A genomic region of Enterococcus sp. 12C11_DIV0727 contains the following coding sequences:
- a CDS encoding two-component system regulatory protein YycI translates to MDFKRIEWIFFLAFLGLNMFLFGIYQEGLKEENNVSFSDQTDSIEKRLGKDGITYKGTLSGEKKEGYYLSGEQTNFYDEIQKERDTRDRNFFKNGIELLDNSLTVYPQMNYAQTSYFIDEKNVEKSLEAFLNDKDSVLFGNQYRYLSDFSNLDGEFPEIVVSQSYKNIPFKDDTAQISLKLEKSDESDNIHKIYKYTQTHIQGIEELRDKTDLSSERDAIETLYINNKIPSNAKITFMKLAYTRIYKIREKNVYVPVWFIGIKASGSNLQIEQVNAMSNTIITNNIVPKVENQ, encoded by the coding sequence ATGGACTTCAAACGAATCGAATGGATTTTTTTCTTAGCTTTCTTGGGGTTGAATATGTTTCTTTTTGGTATCTATCAAGAAGGGTTAAAGGAAGAAAACAATGTTTCTTTCTCTGATCAAACGGATAGCATCGAAAAGCGACTTGGTAAAGATGGTATTACCTATAAAGGTACACTTTCAGGAGAGAAAAAGGAAGGCTATTATCTAAGTGGAGAACAAACCAATTTCTACGATGAAATTCAAAAAGAACGTGATACAAGAGATCGTAATTTTTTTAAAAACGGGATCGAACTGTTGGATAATTCATTGACTGTTTATCCTCAGATGAATTATGCTCAGACGAGTTACTTTATTGATGAAAAAAATGTCGAAAAATCATTAGAAGCGTTTTTGAATGATAAGGACAGTGTTTTATTTGGAAACCAGTATCGCTATTTGTCTGATTTCTCTAATTTAGATGGAGAATTCCCAGAGATAGTTGTTTCTCAAAGTTATAAGAATATTCCATTTAAAGATGACACTGCTCAGATTTCATTAAAATTAGAAAAATCAGATGAATCGGACAACATCCACAAAATTTACAAATATACTCAAACCCATATTCAAGGGATCGAGGAATTACGTGATAAGACTGATTTATCCTCTGAACGTGATGCTATTGAAACGCTGTATATCAATAACAAGATTCCAAGTAATGCTAAGATCACGTTTATGAAGTTAGCTTACACGAGAATTTATAAAATTCGTGAGAAAAATGTTTATGTACCAGTCTGGTTCATCGGAATCAAAGCTAGCGGTAGTAATTTGCAGATCGAACAAGTAAATGCTATGAGCAATACGATCATCACGAATAATATAGTCCCAAAGGTGGAAAATCAGTAA
- a CDS encoding YycH family regulatory protein has protein sequence MKIAEKIVRIGLIFLVLLSLYLSFTIWVSSSKKEAPDKNDSQVATTVINERIDTDVFLPLRLVRMQNGKSEMNNSENLITNIQNEIKHSSFGKLTQTVSGDSDQFESYLSMDQGFELLYEGAFLLNEYISVYNLDLKLTDIGVDEIYFTCIQVDLTQNKIRFLDFNRKDVYEAPITINSEKVQNLMNKVGVQYNPISEQQVVSGKHYYLSEDLKMKKYSYILASQPVTKFRNAFFSNAEDIQTNEDSQDLSYTSGSERLTADEKLGTIHFNGDIEARTAQDNIYSDSFKYIKKLGTNMGNIRYFDRTNAEISYRTFVEGFPVFSENDKGQVRITIGNDQAEKSSVVIETSVDTIQVPIPSEEEVDLKGTENLLEQLTVNGADQSKISSMVIGYTWHKIEEVTQVVDLTPEWYIRYEDKWYPERELLEYLAKLEVE, from the coding sequence ATGAAAATAGCAGAAAAAATTGTGAGGATCGGTTTAATTTTTTTAGTATTGCTCAGTTTGTATCTTTCATTCACCATTTGGGTCAGCTCTTCGAAAAAAGAAGCACCAGATAAAAATGACTCACAAGTTGCTACAACCGTAATTAATGAACGAATAGATACTGATGTATTTTTACCCTTACGTTTGGTTCGTATGCAAAATGGAAAATCAGAAATGAATAATAGTGAAAATTTAATTACCAACATTCAAAATGAAATCAAACATAGTTCTTTTGGAAAGCTAACCCAAACGGTCAGTGGGGATTCAGATCAATTTGAAAGTTATTTATCAATGGATCAGGGCTTTGAACTGCTTTATGAAGGAGCTTTTTTGTTAAACGAATATATTTCGGTCTATAATTTAGACCTTAAATTGACGGATATCGGAGTGGATGAAATTTACTTTACTTGCATTCAAGTGGACTTAACTCAAAATAAGATTCGCTTCCTAGATTTTAATCGTAAAGACGTTTATGAAGCACCGATCACTATTAATAGTGAGAAGGTTCAAAATTTGATGAATAAAGTCGGGGTACAATATAACCCGATTTCAGAACAGCAAGTAGTTTCTGGCAAACATTATTATTTGTCAGAAGACTTAAAGATGAAAAAATACAGTTATATTTTGGCTTCCCAACCTGTTACTAAGTTTCGCAATGCTTTTTTCTCTAATGCTGAAGATATCCAGACAAATGAAGATAGTCAAGACTTATCTTATACAAGCGGCAGTGAACGTTTGACAGCAGATGAAAAACTCGGCACGATTCATTTTAACGGAGATATCGAAGCCCGAACGGCGCAGGATAATATTTATTCTGACAGTTTCAAGTATATCAAAAAACTTGGAACAAATATGGGGAATATTCGTTATTTTGATCGGACTAATGCGGAGATCAGTTATCGAACATTTGTAGAAGGTTTTCCAGTTTTCAGTGAAAATGACAAAGGACAGGTTCGCATTACGATCGGTAACGATCAAGCAGAAAAATCAAGTGTCGTTATCGAAACAAGTGTGGATACGATCCAAGTGCCGATTCCTTCAGAAGAAGAAGTGGATTTAAAGGGTACTGAAAATTTATTAGAACAACTAACTGTCAACGGCGCCGATCAGTCAAAAATCAGTTCGATGGTGATTGGATATACTTGGCATAAAATCGAAGAAGTAACCCAAGTGGTTGATCTGACTCCAGAATGGTATATTCGCTACGAAGATAAGTGGTATCCAGAACGAGAATTACTGGAATATCTAGCGAAGTTGGAGGTGGAATAA
- the yycF gene encoding response regulator YycF, whose amino-acid sequence MKKILVVDDEKPISEIVKYNLTKEGYEVFTAYDGEEAVEKVKEVEPDLIILDLMLPKMDGLEVAREVRKTYDMPIIMVTAKDSEIDKVLGLELGADDYVTKPFSNRELVARVKANLRRGASSAKEAESTTQSELTIGDLTIHPDAYMVSKRGGKIELTHREFELLYYLAKHIGQVMTREHLLQTVWGYDYFGDVRTVDVTVRRLREKIEDSPSHPTYLVTRRGVGYYLRNPEQE is encoded by the coding sequence ATGAAAAAAATATTAGTTGTAGATGATGAAAAGCCGATTTCAGAAATAGTGAAATACAATCTTACAAAAGAAGGATACGAAGTTTTTACAGCGTATGATGGTGAAGAAGCTGTTGAGAAGGTTAAGGAAGTGGAACCAGATTTAATCATTCTTGATTTGATGCTACCGAAAATGGACGGTTTGGAAGTTGCTAGAGAAGTGCGTAAGACCTATGATATGCCCATTATTATGGTGACTGCTAAAGATTCTGAAATCGATAAAGTGTTAGGATTAGAGCTAGGTGCGGATGACTACGTAACAAAACCATTTTCAAATCGTGAACTAGTAGCCCGTGTGAAAGCTAATTTACGTCGTGGCGCATCTAGTGCTAAAGAAGCAGAATCAACGACACAATCAGAATTAACGATTGGCGATTTAACGATCCATCCAGATGCTTATATGGTCTCAAAACGTGGTGGTAAAATTGAACTGACACATCGTGAGTTTGAATTACTTTATTATTTAGCGAAACATATCGGACAAGTGATGACCCGAGAACATTTATTGCAAACTGTTTGGGGCTATGATTATTTTGGAGACGTTCGTACCGTAGATGTGACTGTTCGTCGTTTGAGAGAAAAGATCGAAGACAGCCCAAGCCACCCAACTTACTTAGTAACACGTCGTGGGGTTGGGTATTATCTACGAAACCCTGAACAGGAGTAA
- the walK gene encoding cell wall metabolism sensor histidine kinase WalK, translating into MKKKVHFFQSVNFKIALSFILLLLIAIQIIGGYFIRELESTTIRDYKKNVDSQVTQLTSTLSAKLGEKDRDRTEIDANLKKILSDFSASDTIEARVVDDKGIVRATSDLNQQGIVGKKNDYRDLNDFSAKKYSAMDNDKRVYINVQPIQSPTGDTVLGVLYVKSNTEGKYKEITDTARIFFTASVIAGAISIIVTLLIARSITQPIGEMREQALRIAKGDYTGKVKVYGKDELGQLAETFNQLSERIEEAQETMEAERNRLDSVLAHMTDGVIATDRRGKVITINEMALSLLNVKDEDVIGSSLLELLDIETDYTLRKLLEEPEEILIDRSLSSMEEDQMIIRVDFAMIRRESGFITGLVCVLHDVTEQEKNERERREFVSNVSHELRTPLTSMRSYIEALSEGAWENPEIAPNFLKVTLEETDRMIRMINDLLNLSRMDSGNGELQLEYVNFNELINFVLDRFDMMVEANEKNYTIHREFTKRDLWVELDTDKIIQVLDNILNNAIKYSPDGGAITCRLLETHNNVVFSVTDQGLGIPKKDVHKVFERFYRVDKARAREQGGTGLGLAISREVVKAHNGAIWVESQEGQGSTFYISLPYEPYEEDWWE; encoded by the coding sequence ATGAAGAAAAAAGTTCACTTTTTTCAATCGGTAAACTTTAAGATTGCGCTATCGTTTATTTTACTGTTATTGATTGCGATTCAAATTATCGGTGGTTATTTTATTCGAGAGTTAGAGTCAACAACAATCAGAGACTATAAGAAGAATGTTGACTCTCAAGTGACCCAATTAACAAGTACTTTGAGTGCTAAGTTAGGTGAAAAAGATCGTGATCGAACAGAAATCGATGCGAATCTGAAAAAAATATTGAGTGATTTCTCTGCCTCTGATACGATCGAAGCTCGTGTTGTTGATGACAAAGGAATCGTCAGAGCAACCAGTGATCTGAATCAGCAAGGAATCGTTGGAAAGAAAAATGATTACCGTGACTTGAATGATTTCAGTGCAAAAAAATATTCCGCAATGGATAATGATAAACGTGTATATATCAATGTTCAGCCTATCCAATCCCCGACTGGCGATACAGTCCTCGGGGTTCTTTATGTTAAAAGTAATACCGAAGGAAAATATAAGGAAATCACAGATACTGCCCGAATCTTTTTTACAGCTTCCGTTATTGCGGGAGCAATTTCAATCATTGTTACACTATTGATTGCACGATCAATCACTCAACCAATCGGTGAAATGAGGGAGCAAGCTTTGCGGATTGCTAAGGGTGACTATACGGGGAAAGTCAAAGTCTATGGAAAAGATGAATTGGGACAATTGGCTGAAACCTTCAATCAACTTTCCGAGCGAATCGAAGAAGCGCAAGAAACGATGGAAGCAGAGCGGAATCGTTTAGATAGTGTGTTAGCCCATATGACGGATGGGGTTATCGCAACAGATAGACGAGGAAAAGTCATTACGATCAATGAAATGGCACTTTCTTTACTAAATGTAAAAGACGAAGATGTTATTGGTTCTTCTTTGCTAGAACTATTAGATATAGAAACAGACTACACTTTGCGAAAATTATTGGAAGAACCAGAAGAGATCTTGATCGATCGTTCGTTATCTTCAATGGAAGAAGATCAAATGATCATTCGAGTCGATTTTGCGATGATCCGTAGAGAGTCTGGTTTTATTACTGGATTGGTTTGTGTGCTGCATGATGTAACAGAACAAGAGAAAAACGAACGTGAACGCCGAGAGTTTGTGTCTAACGTTTCTCATGAACTACGAACGCCGTTGACAAGTATGCGCAGCTATATTGAAGCATTGAGTGAAGGGGCATGGGAAAATCCTGAGATTGCGCCTAATTTCTTAAAAGTGACATTGGAAGAAACGGACCGTATGATCCGAATGATTAATGATCTACTGAATTTATCACGAATGGATTCTGGCAATGGTGAGTTGCAGCTAGAGTATGTAAATTTCAATGAGCTGATCAATTTTGTTTTAGACCGTTTTGATATGATGGTAGAAGCAAACGAGAAAAATTACACGATTCATCGTGAATTTACCAAACGTGACCTGTGGGTTGAATTAGATACAGATAAAATAATCCAAGTTTTGGATAATATCTTAAATAATGCTATCAAATATTCGCCAGATGGAGGCGCAATTACGTGTCGCTTACTTGAAACCCATAACAATGTTGTGTTTAGCGTAACGGATCAAGGACTAGGTATCCCCAAAAAAGATGTCCATAAAGTCTTTGAACGTTTTTATCGTGTGGATAAAGCGCGTGCCAGAGAACAGGGTGGAACTGGTCTTGGTCTGGCTATTTCAAGAGAAGTAGTCAAAGCACATAATGGTGCGATTTGGGTTGAAAGTCAGGAAGGTCAAGGATCTACCTTTTATATATCCTTACCTTATGAACCTTATGAGGAGGATTGGTGGGAATGA
- a CDS encoding threonine/serine exporter family protein: MIHLLVQFSFSFLASAAYAIITNVPRRSLIACGLSGASGWMFYWFSVQLGATAALGSLLGALSVAAVSFVCSRLLKLPVTIFNIPGMVPLVPGGLAYQAVRNLVIGNYETAAYSAVQAVMIAGAIALGLVLSEVLNHNIRNFREKRELVGLIRKKEEK, from the coding sequence ATGATTCATTTACTGGTTCAGTTTTCATTTAGTTTTTTAGCATCAGCAGCCTATGCCATTATTACAAATGTTCCCAGACGCTCGCTGATTGCTTGTGGTTTATCAGGAGCATCGGGTTGGATGTTCTATTGGTTTTCTGTTCAATTAGGCGCTACTGCCGCTTTAGGTTCCTTACTCGGAGCATTGAGTGTGGCGGCTGTTAGTTTTGTCTGTTCACGGCTCCTCAAGCTACCTGTTACGATTTTCAATATTCCCGGAATGGTTCCTTTAGTGCCTGGTGGTCTTGCTTATCAGGCCGTCCGCAATTTAGTTATTGGCAACTACGAAACAGCTGCTTATTCTGCGGTACAAGCGGTTATGATCGCTGGGGCAATTGCATTAGGGTTAGTATTATCTGAGGTTTTGAATCATAATATCAGAAACTTTAGAGAAAAACGAGAGCTCGTAGGTTTAATTAGAAAAAAAGAAGAAAAATAA
- a CDS encoding GNAT family N-acetyltransferase — translation MITKIENLTTNELEEILTIWLAANQEAHPFIPSAYWQDHFAEVKEALPLAELYVHRDKDKITGFVGISETYIAGIFVQHDYRNQGIGQKLLNESKNAHSTLTLSVYAKNQPAYNFYLKHDFQLVNEQLDDTTGELEYQLIWEK, via the coding sequence ATGATCACAAAAATAGAGAATTTAACTACGAATGAATTGGAAGAAATTTTAACGATTTGGCTAGCAGCAAATCAGGAGGCCCACCCTTTTATCCCAAGTGCTTATTGGCAAGACCATTTTGCTGAGGTAAAAGAAGCATTACCTTTAGCCGAGCTCTACGTCCATCGTGATAAGGATAAAATCACAGGTTTTGTAGGGATCAGTGAAACCTATATTGCCGGCATTTTTGTACAACATGACTATCGTAATCAAGGCATTGGCCAAAAGCTTTTGAATGAGTCAAAAAATGCTCATAGTACGCTAACCCTTTCAGTCTATGCTAAAAATCAACCGGCCTATAATTTTTATCTAAAGCACGACTTTCAATTGGTGAACGAACAACTAGATGATACGACAGGTGAGCTAGAATACCAGCTTATTTGGGAAAAATAG
- a CDS encoding permease, which yields MFQFLPHSVLQMGTIFLSIVIEALPFVMLGCVISGTLYVFLTPDRVKKLLPKNKFLSIIVGSLLGFFFPSCECGIVPIVHQFVKKDVPTYTAFAFMITAPIINPIVLFSTYIAFGNSFKFVIWRVLGSMLVALVVGVWLAYINKEPILQQTEIAACRIEETEHHHETEGFWHKCWSVLTHGIDEFFDTGRYLIFGSLLAAAMQTYLPTGAILQLGHTKLLAILVMLVLAATLSLCSEADAFIGSSLLSLFGNGPVVGFLVFGPMVDIKNLLMMKRYFKTSFMLKFVGIVTVVVSLYALAI from the coding sequence ATGTTTCAGTTTTTACCTCATTCAGTTTTACAAATGGGTACTATTTTTTTGTCGATCGTGATCGAAGCTTTACCGTTTGTGATGTTAGGTTGTGTCATATCGGGCACTTTATATGTATTTTTAACGCCAGACAGAGTTAAAAAGTTATTACCTAAAAATAAATTTTTATCGATCATTGTTGGGAGTCTACTGGGGTTCTTTTTTCCTTCTTGTGAGTGTGGTATTGTACCAATCGTTCATCAGTTTGTGAAAAAAGATGTGCCGACTTATACAGCTTTTGCGTTTATGATCACAGCACCGATCATTAATCCAATTGTGCTTTTTTCAACCTATATCGCCTTTGGGAATTCCTTTAAATTTGTGATTTGGCGGGTTCTTGGTAGTATGCTGGTAGCATTAGTTGTTGGTGTTTGGTTGGCTTATATCAATAAGGAACCGATTCTACAACAAACAGAAATTGCGGCTTGTAGGATAGAAGAAACAGAGCATCATCATGAAACAGAAGGTTTTTGGCATAAGTGTTGGTCGGTGTTGACACACGGAATAGATGAATTTTTTGATACAGGGCGTTATTTGATTTTTGGTTCTCTGTTAGCGGCAGCTATGCAGACTTATTTACCAACCGGTGCGATTTTACAGTTAGGCCATACTAAGCTTTTAGCGATTCTGGTTATGCTTGTGTTAGCAGCTACGTTGTCATTGTGTTCAGAAGCAGATGCGTTTATTGGTTCTTCTCTATTAAGTTTATTTGGAAATGGTCCAGTTGTCGGGTTCTTGGTTTTTGGTCCAATGGTGGATATCAAAAATCTGTTGATGATGAAACGCTATTTTAAAACGTCGTTTATGTTAAAATTTGTTGGGATCGTAACAGTCGTAGTCAGTCTGTATGCACTAGCGATTTGA
- a CDS encoding TIGR03943 family putative permease subunit, with translation MIRFLILVGYTTLMMYLQVSGRLNQYINVHYRYLAILSMVLSFVLAIVQLILWNKEADQKPHEHHHHDEHDHGLNKPYQRGIAYILLVLPLIVGFLFPTVSLDTSIVEAKGFNFPLSKESVGDPDVETQYLKPDTSIYFDKTDYDKQMKQALTRYIKDDHVTVTEENYLEVMELIYNYPSEFIGKTISYKGFAFNSTKKEQSDVFVFRFGIIHCVADSGVFGLLTHMPEGQTFKNNDWVELTGTIHSGYYAPFKRDIPVVDVTKVKQVEKPKNQYVYRSF, from the coding sequence ATGATCAGATTTTTGATTTTAGTGGGTTATACTACATTAATGATGTATCTACAAGTTTCAGGTAGATTGAATCAATATATAAACGTCCATTATCGTTATTTAGCTATTTTATCGATGGTGCTTTCTTTTGTGCTCGCAATCGTGCAGCTGATTTTATGGAATAAAGAAGCGGATCAAAAGCCGCATGAGCATCACCACCATGATGAACACGATCATGGTTTAAATAAACCTTATCAACGTGGGATTGCCTATATATTACTGGTGTTACCTTTAATAGTCGGATTTTTATTTCCAACAGTTAGCTTGGATACGTCGATTGTTGAAGCAAAAGGCTTTAATTTCCCCTTGAGTAAAGAATCGGTCGGTGATCCAGATGTTGAGACACAATATTTAAAACCAGATACGAGCATTTATTTTGATAAAACAGATTATGATAAGCAAATGAAACAAGCGCTAACGAGGTATATTAAAGACGATCATGTCACTGTAACTGAAGAAAATTATTTAGAAGTGATGGAACTGATCTATAATTATCCAAGTGAATTTATTGGAAAAACAATTAGCTATAAAGGATTTGCGTTTAACTCGACGAAAAAAGAGCAGTCTGATGTGTTTGTGTTCCGATTTGGAATCATTCATTGCGTTGCAGATTCTGGAGTGTTTGGGTTACTGACTCATATGCCAGAAGGCCAGACCTTTAAAAATAATGACTGGGTAGAATTGACTGGAACCATTCATTCTGGGTACTATGCCCCCTTTAAACGAGACATTCCTGTTGTAGATGTTACAAAAGTCAAACAAGTTGAAAAACCAAAAAATCAATATGTTTATCGATCATTTTAA
- a CDS encoding MBL fold metallo-hydrolase — MSQEKAFNISILASGSTGNSLFIETENKKLLIDAGLSGKKITSLLAEVDRKPEDLDAILVTHEHRDHIHGVGVLARKYKLDVYANEKTWAAMDPLIGNVALEQKHIFDMGKVLTFGDMDIESFGVSHDAAAPQFYRFYKDNRSFVMLTDTGYCSDHIRGTIKDADAYLIESNHELEILRMGPYPWSLKQRILGDKGHLSNDDGALTMSEVIGDQTKRIYLGHLSKENNTKEHARMAMESILAEKGLGVNFDFNVYDTDPESASEMFAI; from the coding sequence ATGAGTCAAGAAAAAGCATTTAACATCAGCATTCTTGCCAGCGGCAGTACCGGTAATTCCCTTTTTATTGAAACAGAGAATAAGAAGCTACTTATAGATGCAGGACTAAGTGGGAAAAAAATCACTTCCTTATTGGCAGAAGTGGATCGTAAACCAGAAGACTTAGATGCTATTTTAGTGACGCATGAGCATCGGGATCATATTCATGGTGTTGGTGTACTGGCTAGAAAATATAAATTAGATGTTTATGCAAATGAAAAAACATGGGCAGCCATGGATCCATTGATCGGTAATGTGGCACTTGAGCAAAAACATATCTTTGATATGGGGAAAGTATTAACATTTGGCGACATGGATATTGAAAGTTTTGGTGTTTCTCATGATGCAGCTGCGCCACAGTTTTATCGTTTCTATAAAGATAATCGTTCATTTGTAATGTTGACGGATACGGGTTACTGTAGTGATCATATTCGTGGGACGATCAAAGATGCTGATGCTTATTTGATCGAAAGCAATCATGAATTAGAAATCTTACGGATGGGTCCTTATCCTTGGAGTTTAAAACAACGAATACTTGGTGATAAAGGTCATTTATCAAATGATGATGGCGCCTTAACAATGTCTGAAGTGATCGGAGACCAAACGAAACGAATTTATTTAGGCCATTTAAGTAAAGAAAACAATACGAAAGAACATGCTAGAATGGCAATGGAGTCGATTTTAGCTGAAAAGGGTCTAGGTGTGAATTTTGATTTTAATGTTTATGATACTGATCCTGAGTCAGCTTCAGAAATGTTTGCAATCTGA
- a CDS encoding threonine/serine exporter family protein, whose product MATIDTEKVLETCLLAGKIMLESDAEMYRVEDTMSRIALASGDYRLVSYVTQTGLFVGLDGTSTIRMVQILNRSINLEKVSTINQLSREYVTGVFTLDELLEKLKTLEQERKFFPLWMRFVSAAVVSGTIMILFGGVWADLFLTCLIGGLGYSLYYFSLKVLRIKFLSEFLAAFFIGCAALLSSQSGLGVNQDMIIIGCVMPLVPGVQMTNALRDLLAGHYLSGVSRGTEAMMTASMIGFAIAFVFQLFY is encoded by the coding sequence ATGGCGACAATAGATACAGAAAAAGTCTTAGAAACTTGCTTACTGGCAGGAAAAATCATGCTGGAAAGCGATGCGGAAATGTATCGGGTTGAAGATACTATGAGTCGTATTGCATTAGCGTCAGGTGATTATCGCTTAGTCAGCTACGTTACTCAAACTGGGCTTTTCGTAGGATTAGACGGCACTTCTACAATTCGGATGGTTCAAATTTTAAATCGCTCGATCAATCTAGAAAAAGTCTCTACAATCAACCAACTATCAAGAGAATATGTAACAGGCGTTTTCACACTAGATGAACTTTTAGAAAAACTAAAAACCTTAGAGCAAGAACGAAAATTTTTCCCTTTATGGATGAGATTCGTCAGTGCAGCTGTAGTCAGTGGAACAATTATGATTTTGTTTGGCGGCGTTTGGGCTGATTTGTTTTTAACTTGTTTGATCGGAGGATTAGGCTATAGTCTTTATTACTTCAGCTTAAAAGTCTTAAGGATCAAATTTCTTTCAGAGTTTTTAGCAGCCTTTTTTATTGGCTGTGCGGCTCTTTTAAGCAGCCAAAGTGGATTAGGTGTTAATCAAGATATGATTATTATCGGCTGTGTTATGCCCCTTGTCCCAGGGGTTCAAATGACCAATGCCTTGCGAGATCTTTTAGCAGGTCATTATCTTTCCGGTGTTTCCAGAGGGACTGAAGCCATGATGACAGCTTCTATGATCGGATTCGCGATTGCCTTTGTCTTTCAATTATTTTACTAG
- a CDS encoding DUF554 domain-containing protein, translating to MILLGSLINGLAIVFGSLLGAILRNISEKMKDTVTKGIGLGVLVLGIQMAFKTSSFIVILISLCIGAMVGEALGIENKMNEFGLKLEKRFAKPGSNFADGFVTASLIFLIGSMGIIGAIESGVANNHQTLFTKAVMDGFMSIMLTATLGVGVLFSAVPVFLYQGIIALFASVMMRYIPKELLDLLMGEISAIGGLMIVGISLNIMEITKIRVSNYLPGLLILIGIITLQFYF from the coding sequence ATGATTTTATTGGGGTCTTTGATCAATGGGTTAGCGATTGTATTTGGGAGTTTATTAGGAGCTATTCTACGAAATATCTCAGAGAAAATGAAAGATACTGTAACGAAAGGAATCGGTCTAGGTGTATTAGTTTTAGGTATTCAGATGGCCTTTAAAACATCTTCATTTATCGTGATTTTGATTAGTTTGTGTATAGGTGCAATGGTAGGAGAAGCGTTAGGTATCGAAAATAAGATGAATGAGTTTGGGTTGAAACTGGAAAAACGTTTTGCCAAACCAGGAAGTAATTTTGCTGATGGATTTGTGACTGCTTCGTTGATCTTTTTAATTGGTTCGATGGGAATTATTGGTGCAATTGAAAGTGGTGTAGCAAATAATCATCAAACGCTTTTTACAAAAGCTGTGATGGATGGTTTTATGTCGATCATGCTGACAGCTACATTAGGCGTAGGGGTTCTTTTTTCTGCGGTCCCTGTTTTTTTGTATCAAGGAATTATCGCCTTATTTGCAAGTGTTATGATGCGTTATATTCCAAAAGAACTGCTAGATTTATTGATGGGAGAAATTAGTGCGATTGGTGGGTTAATGATTGTGGGCATTAGCTTGAATATTATGGAAATCACCAAAATTAGAGTCTCCAATTATTTACCAGGACTGCTCATTTTGATTGGGATCATTACGTTACAGTTTTATTTTTAA
- a CDS encoding GyrI-like domain-containing protein, protein MTVQLTEKTIKGNKIRTNNHRLDEIIALWNKVPAMHLVGDFYAVYSNYESNFKGDYDLLVGSEQAEFPETTIIQAGTYVEIPVEVASPEGVGRAWQKIWEDEALEKQRTYKSDAEHYKADGTIVIYLSV, encoded by the coding sequence ATGACCGTTCAATTAACTGAAAAAACAATTAAAGGCAACAAAATCCGCACAAATAATCACCGTTTAGATGAAATCATTGCGTTGTGGAACAAGGTACCTGCGATGCATTTAGTTGGAGATTTTTATGCAGTTTATTCAAACTATGAAAGTAATTTTAAAGGTGATTATGATTTGTTAGTTGGAAGTGAGCAAGCTGAATTTCCAGAGACGACTATCATTCAAGCTGGAACTTATGTTGAAATCCCAGTAGAGGTTGCAAGTCCAGAAGGTGTAGGAAGGGCTTGGCAGAAAATTTGGGAAGATGAAGCCTTAGAAAAGCAGCGGACCTACAAAAGTGATGCTGAACATTATAAAGCAGATGGGACGATCGTGATTTACCTTTCTGTATAA